The proteins below are encoded in one region of Levilactobacillus namurensis:
- a CDS encoding DUF1292 domain-containing protein, producing the protein MNEDQEQITLVDENGNEELYDVLFTFESDDFGKSYILIYPSGKRDDEEVDIQAYALPADDDPANPSGGDLQLIESDEEWDMIESVLNTFLSDGTVDPNAGKQK; encoded by the coding sequence ATGAACGAAGACCAAGAACAAATTACGTTAGTAGACGAAAATGGTAACGAAGAATTATACGATGTGTTATTTACGTTTGAATCCGACGATTTTGGTAAGTCCTACATTTTGATTTACCCTTCTGGTAAGCGTGATGATGAAGAAGTTGACATCCAAGCTTATGCTTTACCAGCCGATGATGATCCAGCTAACCCATCCGGGGGCGATTTACAATTAATCGAGTCCGATGAAGAATGGGACATGATCGAATCTGTTTTGAACACGTTCTTATCAGACGGAACGGTTGATCCGAACGCGGGCAAGCAAAAGTAA
- a CDS encoding cell division protein ZapA, which yields MAEQTHRFKAKIAGKTYTIVGKATDAHMRAVTQVLNEQYDQLKNQLPASVTKEDAAVLMAFNAISDQLKLQAQLDARATSTDSTDEPATPSATDSANSETGD from the coding sequence ATGGCAGAACAAACACACCGGTTTAAAGCAAAAATTGCGGGGAAGACGTACACAATTGTGGGTAAGGCAACGGACGCCCACATGCGGGCGGTCACCCAGGTGTTAAATGAACAGTATGATCAATTAAAGAATCAGTTACCAGCTAGTGTGACGAAAGAGGACGCCGCGGTTTTAATGGCGTTCAACGCGATTTCGGATCAACTGAAGTTACAAGCACAGCTAGACGCACGGGCGACTTCGACGGATTCGACTGATGAGCCGGCCACGCCTTCCGCCACGGATTCAGCTAACTCGGAAACGGGGGATTAG
- the cbpB gene encoding cyclic-di-AMP-binding protein CbpB, translated as MIDAAVEQLLRQDPKSYVIPAEVVANVTATNTLEHALMVLSKVGYTRIPVLAPDDHLQGLLALSDVTDNLLRVPGAAVENLNQVLVSDVMRPVTHWVDDPTKLEKILNLLVDEPFLPLVDDQMIFQGIITRREILKRVNYLAHNLNRQYTVTPKMIDTPAN; from the coding sequence ATGATTGATGCTGCGGTCGAGCAGCTTCTCCGCCAAGACCCTAAGAGCTATGTAATCCCCGCGGAGGTCGTGGCCAACGTGACGGCGACCAATACGCTGGAGCACGCGTTAATGGTGCTCTCAAAGGTTGGGTACACGCGAATTCCGGTCCTCGCTCCAGATGACCACCTCCAAGGCCTCTTAGCGTTATCCGATGTGACCGACAATCTGTTACGGGTTCCAGGAGCCGCTGTGGAGAATCTGAATCAAGTCCTGGTGAGTGATGTGATGCGGCCGGTGACCCATTGGGTGGATGATCCCACGAAGTTAGAGAAGATTTTGAATCTTTTAGTGGACGAACCCTTTTTGCCGCTGGTGGATGACCAGATGATTTTCCAGGGAATTATTACGCGTCGCGAGATTCTTAAGCGCGTAAATTACTTAGCACATAATTTAAATCGCCAATACACGGTTACCCCCAAGATGATCGATACGCCGGCGAACTAA
- the trxA gene encoding thioredoxin, with amino-acid sequence MVTETTDKTFEQDTATGVTLTDFWATWCGPCRMQSPVVEQLSEEMGDQVTFNKMDVDANPNTPQNFGIMSIPTLLVKKDGEVVDSIVGYHSKDQLKKILDQYVEA; translated from the coding sequence ATGGTTACGGAAACCACTGATAAGACATTCGAACAGGACACAGCTACGGGTGTGACCTTAACTGACTTTTGGGCAACTTGGTGTGGTCCTTGCCGGATGCAATCACCAGTTGTTGAACAACTGTCTGAAGAAATGGGTGATCAGGTGACGTTCAACAAGATGGACGTCGATGCCAACCCGAACACGCCACAGAACTTCGGTATCATGAGTATTCCAACGCTCCTGGTTAAGAAGGATGGCGAAGTGGTCGACTCCATCGTGGGGTACCACTCTAAGGACCAATTAAAGAAGATTTTGGACCAATACGTGGAAGCGTAA
- a CDS encoding IreB family regulatory phosphoprotein: MSSLDKTMYFDFGANQPKDVHDTLVTVYQALEEKGYNPINQIVGYLLSGDPAYIPRINDARNLIRKHERDEIIEELVRFYLNQNGPVKPS; the protein is encoded by the coding sequence GTGAGTTCATTAGACAAAACGATGTATTTTGACTTTGGTGCCAACCAACCAAAGGACGTGCACGATACGCTGGTGACGGTCTATCAGGCACTAGAAGAAAAGGGATATAACCCAATTAATCAGATTGTCGGGTACCTACTATCAGGCGATCCTGCGTACATCCCGCGAATCAATGATGCGCGGAATTTAATTCGCAAGCACGAGCGTGACGAGATCATTGAAGAACTCGTACGTTTCTATCTGAATCAGAATGGACCGGTGAAACCTTCATGA
- a CDS encoding metallophosphoesterase: MARWLIVSDNHGDADILPELTKRLRPDVTFHCGDSEMKLQDAWFQKPQTYAVRGNMDIDETFPLVQTPTVNGCRVLLTHGHRDAIHWDLTKLKLHAEAVQAQAVFFGHTHELAVEELDGRLFLNPGSISQPRGEFRSLGGTCALVTVTPEAWHVQYYTRDCRPVTRLQFTFERPRKDE; the protein is encoded by the coding sequence ATGGCACGTTGGTTGATTGTGAGCGATAATCATGGCGATGCGGATATTTTACCGGAACTGACGAAACGGTTACGGCCGGATGTGACGTTCCATTGCGGCGATTCGGAAATGAAGTTGCAGGATGCGTGGTTCCAAAAACCACAGACCTACGCGGTCCGCGGAAATATGGATATTGATGAAACTTTTCCGCTGGTGCAGACGCCAACGGTCAATGGGTGCCGGGTCTTATTGACCCATGGGCACCGAGATGCGATTCATTGGGACCTGACGAAGCTTAAGCTACACGCTGAGGCGGTACAGGCCCAAGCCGTTTTCTTTGGGCACACCCATGAATTGGCGGTGGAAGAATTGGATGGCCGGCTGTTTTTGAATCCGGGGAGTATTAGTCAGCCTAGAGGCGAATTTCGGTCGTTGGGCGGGACTTGTGCGCTGGTGACGGTGACACCGGAAGCTTGGCACGTGCAGTATTACACCCGAGATTGCCGTCCCGTGACCCGCTTGCAATTTACGTTTGAGCGCCCCAGAAAGGATGAGTAG
- a CDS encoding DUF948 domain-containing protein codes for MTGGQVAGLIAAIAVLILVLFIGMFLMKLNKTLGELNRSMKTMTNDVDTISHQAENIMANANELLEDVNQKVATIDPVFQAAADLGESVSDLNSATRKLTDRVSDTAKQTAKTSLAARVGKTAFDLYRNHSRKQNTQD; via the coding sequence ATGACCGGTGGACAAGTAGCGGGCCTCATTGCAGCAATTGCTGTGCTGATTTTAGTGCTCTTCATTGGCATGTTCTTAATGAAGTTGAATAAAACGTTGGGTGAGTTGAATCGCTCAATGAAGACGATGACGAATGATGTGGATACCATTAGTCATCAGGCGGAGAACATCATGGCGAACGCCAATGAATTGCTCGAAGACGTTAACCAGAAGGTCGCTACGATTGACCCAGTCTTTCAGGCAGCGGCGGACTTGGGTGAAAGTGTCTCCGATCTGAATTCAGCGACCCGTAAGTTAACTGATCGCGTGAGTGATACGGCAAAGCAAACGGCGAAGACTTCGTTGGCCGCACGGGTCGGGAAGACCGCGTTCGACCTTTATCGCAACCATAGTCGGAAACAGAACACACAAGATTAA
- the murI gene encoding glutamate racemase, with product MKNHPIGLMDSGVGGLTVLKEIQRLLPTEETIYLGDQGRLPYGPRSAAEVLQFTRQIEAFLEQQAQIKLMVIACNTATAAALKPLQAEVGIPIVGVIAPGAQAAVRTTRNHRIGVIATAGTVKSDQYHQEIVAQDSQNTVISLACPEFVTLVEANDLTSAHAQQVVAQKLAPLVAQNLDTLILGCTHFPLLRPLIQSVMGPQVTLVDPGTATAQRVATLLADKGLANDRGRVHPAGQYYTTAAVNHFDFLANQWLVQAPVHAQTVAVATLEKLAPQITEVD from the coding sequence ATGAAAAATCATCCAATTGGGTTAATGGATTCAGGGGTTGGCGGTTTAACGGTTCTCAAGGAAATTCAGCGGTTGTTGCCAACCGAGGAAACAATTTATTTAGGGGACCAAGGTCGGTTGCCCTATGGTCCCCGGTCGGCGGCGGAAGTTTTGCAGTTCACCCGCCAAATTGAAGCTTTTCTTGAGCAACAGGCCCAAATTAAATTGATGGTCATTGCTTGTAACACAGCCACTGCGGCGGCATTGAAGCCGTTGCAAGCGGAGGTCGGCATTCCCATCGTGGGGGTCATTGCCCCGGGAGCGCAAGCGGCTGTTCGAACGACCCGAAATCACCGAATTGGCGTCATCGCTACGGCAGGGACGGTCAAAAGCGACCAGTACCACCAAGAAATTGTGGCGCAAGATTCTCAAAACACGGTGATCAGCTTAGCCTGTCCGGAATTCGTAACGCTGGTCGAAGCCAATGACCTGACCTCAGCGCACGCGCAACAAGTGGTGGCCCAGAAATTGGCGCCCTTAGTGGCGCAGAACCTGGACACCCTGATTCTGGGCTGCACCCATTTTCCGCTTTTACGGCCGTTGATTCAGTCCGTGATGGGGCCGCAAGTCACCTTGGTTGATCCGGGGACGGCTACGGCCCAGCGGGTGGCCACCCTGTTGGCGGATAAGGGATTGGCTAATGATCGCGGACGGGTACATCCGGCTGGTCAGTATTACACCACGGCGGCAGTGAATCACTTCGATTTCTTAGCGAATCAGTGGTTGGTCCAGGCACCCGTCCATGCCCAGACAGTGGCGGTCGCTACGCTGGAAAAGCTGGCACCGCAAATAACGGAGGTCGATTAA
- a CDS encoding Xaa-Pro peptidase family protein, with product MSKLEQIQQWTAEHHADLTYLSNPKTIQYLTGFGSDPIERVLALVIFPDQDPFIFAPALEVEVIKSTGWQFPVIGYLDHEDPWAMIGDQVKQRHVNPGRIALEKGQLPVARMEALAAQFTNPQFDLDITSFIDHMRLIKTPAEIKKLEIAGKWDDFAFEHGFAAVKAGKTEQSAVAELQYALMQEGIMEMSFGSLVQAGAHAAEPHGATNDTKFANNELVLFDLGTVYDGYISDASRTVALGTPTAKEKEIYAVCLEAQLTAQAAVKPGMTAAELDKIARDIITKAGYGEYFIHRLGHGMGMSDHEFPSIMAGNDLVLEPGMCFSIEPGIYIPGVAGVRIEDCVHVTEDGSLPFTHTSKELTYVG from the coding sequence ATGTCAAAACTCGAACAGATTCAACAATGGACGGCGGAACACCACGCAGATCTCACCTATCTGAGCAACCCTAAAACCATTCAATACCTGACTGGCTTTGGAAGCGACCCGATTGAACGGGTGCTCGCGTTGGTCATCTTTCCCGACCAAGATCCATTTATCTTCGCACCAGCCTTAGAAGTGGAAGTCATCAAGTCCACCGGTTGGCAATTCCCGGTCATTGGGTACCTGGACCACGAAGACCCTTGGGCCATGATTGGCGACCAGGTCAAGCAACGTCACGTGAACCCCGGCCGCATCGCTTTGGAAAAGGGGCAGTTACCCGTTGCCCGGATGGAAGCCCTCGCGGCCCAGTTCACCAATCCCCAATTCGACCTCGACATCACCAGTTTTATTGACCACATGCGGCTCATCAAAACTCCCGCTGAAATCAAAAAATTGGAAATTGCTGGGAAATGGGACGACTTTGCGTTTGAACACGGTTTTGCTGCCGTAAAGGCGGGCAAGACGGAGCAATCCGCCGTTGCCGAGTTACAGTACGCGCTGATGCAAGAAGGCATTATGGAAATGTCTTTTGGAAGCTTAGTTCAAGCCGGGGCCCACGCCGCTGAACCTCACGGCGCGACTAACGATACCAAGTTCGCTAACAACGAACTGGTGCTGTTCGACCTAGGAACGGTCTACGACGGCTACATCAGTGATGCGTCCCGGACGGTGGCTCTAGGAACCCCTACGGCTAAAGAAAAGGAAATCTACGCCGTCTGTCTAGAAGCCCAATTGACCGCTCAAGCAGCGGTTAAGCCCGGTATGACTGCCGCTGAATTGGACAAAATTGCCCGGGACATCATTACCAAGGCCGGTTACGGCGAATACTTCATTCACCGTCTGGGTCACGGTATGGGGATGAGCGATCATGAATTCCCATCCATCATGGCCGGGAACGACTTGGTCTTGGAGCCAGGCATGTGCTTCTCCATTGAACCAGGAATCTACATCCCCGGTGTCGCTGGCGTACGGATTGAAGACTGCGTCCACGTCACGGAGGACGGTTCTTTGCCATTCACGCACACATCTAAAGAATTAACCTACGTCGGCTAA
- a CDS encoding CvpA family protein, whose amino-acid sequence MVLSLGILLVLWLGFHRGYRRGLVLQVLLSLGYLVVWLVARVGARPLASGLGQFVGSLPLNATVSPVAVSQSSSFFLNGLAFSAILTVGYFVIRRLAYGLNRVTWLPVIHQVNSLAGGFINLAIRYVLIFLILNLLILLPSTSFQHSYQASPVAQWIVKQTPLLSKRVLHWWLVEH is encoded by the coding sequence GTGGTTCTTAGCTTGGGCATTCTCCTGGTCCTCTGGTTAGGATTTCACCGGGGATATCGGCGAGGACTGGTCCTACAAGTCCTGTTGTCGTTAGGGTACCTAGTGGTGTGGTTGGTGGCCCGAGTCGGCGCTCGGCCGTTAGCCAGTGGACTGGGGCAGTTTGTGGGGAGTCTTCCCCTCAACGCGACCGTCAGTCCCGTAGCCGTGAGTCAGAGCAGCAGTTTCTTTTTGAACGGGCTCGCGTTCTCAGCAATTCTGACCGTGGGCTATTTTGTGATTCGTCGGTTAGCCTATGGATTGAACCGAGTGACTTGGTTACCAGTCATTCACCAGGTAAATTCCTTAGCGGGTGGCTTTATTAATTTGGCCATTCGGTACGTCTTAATTTTTCTAATTTTAAATTTATTGATCTTGTTACCCAGTACCAGCTTTCAGCACAGTTACCAAGCGTCTCCCGTGGCGCAGTGGATTGTGAAACAGACGCCGCTGTTGTCTAAGCGGGTCCTCCACTGGTGGCTGGTTGAGCATTAA
- a CDS encoding XTP/dITP diphosphatase: MKDETIVIATTNAGKAREFRAIFEPKGLTVKTLADFTALPAIQETGQTFTENAKLKATTVVQATRLPVLADDSGLMVDALNGEPGIYSARYAGDHDDAKNKAKLLKKLQGVPAPKRTASFHTSLVLVKPNGHELVTTGEIKGEILTAERGTDGFGYDPLFYVPAEGQTFAEMPLARKNQISHRARATAAMLAEFDEWWEA; this comes from the coding sequence ATGAAAGATGAAACGATTGTAATTGCCACGACGAACGCCGGGAAGGCCCGTGAATTCCGCGCCATTTTTGAGCCTAAGGGCTTAACGGTCAAGACCTTGGCGGACTTTACCGCGTTACCGGCCATTCAAGAAACCGGGCAGACATTCACTGAAAATGCCAAACTGAAGGCGACAACGGTTGTCCAGGCGACGCGGTTACCCGTCTTGGCGGACGACTCGGGTTTGATGGTCGATGCCTTAAATGGTGAGCCGGGTATCTACTCCGCACGGTATGCGGGTGATCACGATGATGCCAAGAATAAGGCGAAGCTGCTTAAGAAATTACAGGGGGTTCCCGCTCCTAAGCGGACTGCGAGCTTCCATACGTCGCTGGTGCTGGTCAAACCGAACGGTCACGAATTAGTCACGACCGGTGAGATCAAAGGTGAAATTCTGACGGCGGAACGGGGGACAGACGGTTTCGGTTACGATCCTTTATTCTACGTTCCAGCCGAGGGACAGACCTTTGCGGAGATGCCATTAGCGCGGAAGAACCAGATCAGTCACCGCGCCCGGGCGACCGCAGCGATGTTAGCAGAGTTTGACGAATGGTGGGAGGCATAA
- a CDS encoding YslB family protein, protein MKNLYQTVMSDAAGAPYLPQLLFRDALLPELLGDDKGAIGYWAGKSLARKFPLANPKDAATFFRQAGFGTLALIKQSGQMTRWQLSGEPVALRKQLTTTPDFTLEAGFLAEMMAQQLGIATEAELVDSPRKLRNQAVTFDVYTDPDDVIPDYDAPTPLTILGEPDAPDSDPDATE, encoded by the coding sequence GTGAAGAACTTATACCAAACCGTCATGAGCGACGCGGCGGGCGCGCCCTACTTGCCACAACTACTATTTCGAGACGCCCTCTTACCTGAATTACTCGGAGACGACAAGGGGGCCATTGGGTATTGGGCAGGTAAATCCCTAGCGCGTAAGTTTCCCTTAGCCAATCCCAAAGACGCCGCCACGTTCTTCCGTCAAGCTGGCTTCGGCACCTTGGCGTTGATCAAACAAAGTGGCCAGATGACCCGGTGGCAACTTAGCGGGGAACCCGTCGCACTGCGTAAACAACTGACCACCACCCCTGACTTTACGTTAGAGGCTGGCTTCTTAGCTGAAATGATGGCCCAACAACTCGGAATTGCAACGGAAGCCGAACTAGTCGATAGTCCCCGCAAGTTACGGAACCAAGCCGTCACTTTCGACGTCTACACGGATCCAGACGACGTGATTCCCGATTACGACGCTCCAACACCGTTGACCATTCTCGGGGAACCAGACGCACCGGATTCTGACCCAGACGCAACTGAATAA
- a CDS encoding endonuclease MutS2: protein MNQKTLNIMEYDRIKQAIRGYLVSAAGQHELAKLHPTADRERLQRWLDETQDGADIYRLESGIPLPKLDDIRPHLKRLALEAVLNGLELAQISRVLWTTSSVVRFFDQLADKEVTLRQLNDEVHELVTIPDVTRRLRTSLEGDGHLTDDASPELRQIRQHITQTAAAIRQTMDQYTRGKDAKYLSETIVTIRDDRYVLPVRSEYKQHFGGIVHDQSASGQTLFIEPQAVVGLNNQLRQNQMAERHEEQRILAELTALLDPYQHEILRNAQILGHLDFVNAKAKYAHQMKATEPQLSADDQINLRQARHPLIDPKKVVANDITMGQDYKTIVVTGPNTGGKTITLKTLALLQLMGQSGLFIPANEHSTIGVFDDIFADIGDEQSIEQSLSTFSGHMENIVSILAHADEHSLVVIDELGAGTDPQEGAALAIAILDDLGTLGSYVMVSTHYPELKAYGYNRPETINASMEFDVQTLQPTYRLLIGIPGRSNAFDIAARLGMPEQVVAAARSLTDQDSQDLNAMIADLTEQKRRADADADSLQTQLQEATELHQDLQKRFDQYQHQKDQLMLDAKREANRLVDESRKRANQIIADIRKKQLAAGQSVVKEDELIAAQGALNALQQDTGLKKNRVLRREKAKHAFKKGDNVLVKSYGQQGVLMQQLDDDHWEVQLGILKMKIATSDLEKGADPAKSRKQPKATVQRTGSSGMSPTLDLRGHRYEEAMAEVDRYIDSALLAGYPSVTIIHGKGTGALRQGVTNYLKGNKRIKSFGFSPANAGGDGSTIVRFK, encoded by the coding sequence ATGAATCAAAAAACGCTTAATATTATGGAATATGACCGCATCAAGCAGGCTATTCGCGGTTATCTAGTCTCTGCAGCGGGTCAGCATGAACTGGCTAAGCTGCACCCCACGGCGGACCGTGAGCGCCTACAACGGTGGTTAGATGAGACCCAAGATGGGGCTGACATCTACCGACTAGAAAGCGGCATCCCGTTACCTAAACTAGATGATATTCGCCCGCACCTGAAACGGTTGGCGCTGGAGGCGGTCCTGAACGGTTTGGAGTTGGCCCAGATCAGCCGGGTTCTCTGGACCACTAGTTCCGTGGTTCGCTTCTTCGATCAACTTGCGGATAAAGAAGTCACGTTACGCCAGCTTAATGATGAAGTGCATGAGCTGGTCACGATTCCGGACGTCACGCGGCGGCTGCGGACCTCGCTGGAGGGCGATGGGCACCTGACCGATGACGCGTCGCCAGAGTTGCGGCAGATTCGCCAACACATTACGCAAACGGCGGCCGCTATTCGGCAGACCATGGATCAGTACACACGGGGCAAGGATGCCAAGTACCTTAGTGAGACGATCGTGACGATTCGGGACGACCGGTACGTTTTACCGGTGCGCTCGGAGTATAAGCAGCACTTTGGCGGTATCGTCCATGACCAAAGTGCCAGTGGTCAGACGCTGTTTATCGAACCGCAGGCAGTGGTGGGGTTAAATAACCAGTTGCGGCAGAATCAAATGGCGGAACGTCACGAAGAACAACGCATCTTAGCGGAGTTAACGGCGCTACTGGATCCATACCAACATGAGATCTTGCGAAACGCACAGATCTTGGGTCACCTAGACTTTGTGAATGCTAAGGCGAAGTACGCCCACCAGATGAAGGCCACGGAGCCGCAGCTATCAGCGGATGACCAGATTAACTTGCGGCAGGCTCGCCATCCATTGATCGACCCTAAAAAGGTGGTCGCCAACGATATCACGATGGGGCAAGACTACAAGACCATCGTGGTCACGGGGCCGAACACGGGTGGGAAGACCATCACGTTAAAGACTTTGGCGCTTCTACAATTGATGGGACAATCCGGCTTGTTTATTCCCGCTAATGAGCACAGTACGATTGGTGTCTTTGACGACATCTTCGCGGATATTGGGGATGAACAATCCATTGAGCAGAGCTTGAGTACGTTCTCCGGTCATATGGAGAACATCGTTAGCATCCTGGCCCACGCCGATGAACATAGTCTAGTGGTCATTGATGAACTAGGAGCCGGAACGGATCCACAAGAAGGGGCCGCGTTAGCGATTGCCATCTTAGATGACCTGGGAACCCTCGGTAGTTACGTGATGGTTTCGACCCACTACCCAGAGCTAAAAGCGTACGGGTACAATCGGCCGGAAACCATTAATGCTAGTATGGAGTTTGACGTCCAGACGTTGCAGCCAACGTACCGGTTACTGATCGGGATTCCTGGACGTAGTAACGCCTTTGACATTGCGGCGCGGCTGGGGATGCCGGAACAAGTAGTTGCGGCGGCCCGGAGCTTAACGGACCAGGATAGCCAAGATTTAAACGCCATGATTGCGGACCTGACGGAACAGAAGCGTCGGGCGGATGCGGATGCAGATAGCTTGCAGACGCAACTCCAAGAAGCGACGGAACTCCACCAAGACTTACAAAAACGCTTTGACCAGTATCAGCATCAGAAAGACCAATTGATGCTGGATGCTAAGCGTGAGGCCAATCGTTTAGTGGATGAGTCACGTAAACGGGCTAACCAGATTATTGCGGATATTCGCAAGAAACAGTTAGCAGCTGGTCAGAGTGTGGTCAAGGAAGACGAATTAATTGCTGCCCAAGGAGCCTTGAACGCCTTACAACAGGACACTGGGTTGAAGAAAAACCGGGTTCTGCGACGGGAAAAGGCCAAGCACGCCTTTAAGAAAGGTGATAACGTCTTGGTCAAGTCTTACGGGCAACAGGGTGTCTTGATGCAACAGTTGGACGATGACCATTGGGAGGTTCAACTGGGCATCTTGAAGATGAAGATTGCGACCAGTGACCTTGAAAAGGGGGCCGACCCGGCCAAGTCCCGCAAGCAGCCTAAGGCAACGGTTCAGCGTACGGGGTCAAGCGGGATGTCACCCACTCTGGATCTCCGAGGCCACCGTTACGAAGAAGCCATGGCCGAAGTGGACCGCTACATTGATTCGGCGTTGTTAGCCGGCTACCCGTCCGTCACGATTATTCACGGAAAAGGGACTGGTGCGTTACGCCAGGGTGTCACGAATTATCTGAAAGGCAACAAGCGCATTAAGAGCTTTGGCTTCTCACCAGCCAATGCGGGTGGTGACGGGTCAACGATTGTACGCTTCAAGTAA
- a CDS encoding mechanosensitive ion channel family protein produces MTPQLLVTTTATTSKWFQNYVRSFNWESFFHLITTRFLNLIALTVLFFLINLIGKAILSRSFKRYLAKRDQTSNRLQTISMLTLNLFHYTVLFFWIYALLSTLGVPVGTLVAGAGIFSLALGLGAQGFVSDLVTGISILIEQQFDVGDAVKIGTIEGTVTALGLRTTQVTSVDGTVNYIPNRNITIIANRSRNNMRALVNIPIAATTPVERLTPIIEKVNAQLVPQHPHIIDEPLLTGVVTLPSGELVYQVVLLTKNGAQFNLQATFLTAYLRAIRQAGITLPTHTVTTSSNA; encoded by the coding sequence TTGACGCCGCAACTATTAGTCACCACGACGGCCACAACGTCCAAGTGGTTTCAAAACTATGTCCGTTCTTTTAACTGGGAATCCTTTTTCCACCTGATCACGACCCGCTTTTTGAACTTGATTGCCCTAACGGTGTTGTTCTTCTTGATCAACCTGATCGGAAAAGCCATTCTCAGTCGTAGCTTTAAACGCTACCTCGCGAAGCGCGATCAGACCAGTAATCGGCTGCAGACCATCAGCATGCTGACCCTGAACCTCTTCCACTACACGGTCCTGTTCTTCTGGATCTACGCGTTGCTGTCAACGCTGGGCGTTCCGGTAGGCACGTTAGTCGCTGGGGCCGGAATCTTCAGTCTGGCACTAGGACTCGGGGCCCAAGGCTTTGTGAGTGACTTGGTCACCGGAATCTCCATCCTCATCGAACAACAATTCGACGTCGGTGATGCCGTGAAGATCGGTACGATTGAGGGGACCGTCACCGCTTTAGGCTTACGGACCACCCAAGTCACTAGCGTTGACGGGACCGTCAACTACATTCCCAATCGCAATATCACCATCATCGCGAACCGTTCGCGTAATAATATGCGGGCCTTAGTCAACATTCCGATTGCCGCAACCACTCCCGTCGAACGGCTAACGCCCATTATCGAGAAAGTCAACGCGCAACTCGTTCCCCAACATCCCCACATCATCGACGAGCCCCTACTCACCGGGGTCGTGACGCTACCTTCCGGGGAGTTGGTCTACCAGGTGGTTCTGCTCACAAAAAACGGTGCGCAGTTCAACCTCCAAGCAACGTTTCTGACGGCTTACCTACGGGCGATTCGACAGGCGGGGATCACTCTCCCCACCCACACCGTAACCACGTCATCGAACGCCTAA
- the ruvX gene encoding Holliday junction resolvase RuvX, producing the protein MKLMGLDVGSRTVGVAISDALGWTAQGVEIIPIDEDAEVFGLDRVAELVTEHEVGGFVVGLPKNMNNTLGPRVAASQRYGQMLTDRFHLPVDFEDERLTTVEAERMLVEQADTSRRKRKRVIDKLAAGLILQNYLDRHGKLTREK; encoded by the coding sequence ATGAAGTTAATGGGATTAGACGTTGGCTCACGGACCGTTGGGGTCGCCATCAGCGATGCCCTAGGTTGGACGGCTCAGGGGGTAGAGATTATCCCCATTGATGAAGACGCAGAAGTATTTGGGTTAGACCGGGTGGCTGAATTAGTCACTGAGCATGAGGTCGGCGGGTTTGTGGTCGGTCTCCCCAAGAACATGAACAATACGTTGGGCCCGCGGGTCGCAGCTTCTCAGCGCTACGGCCAAATGTTGACGGATCGCTTCCATTTACCTGTGGACTTTGAAGATGAACGGTTGACAACGGTTGAGGCGGAGCGTATGTTAGTGGAACAAGCTGACACGTCACGGCGGAAACGCAAGCGGGTCATTGATAAATTAGCAGCTGGGTTAATCCTGCAGAACTATTTAGATCGGCACGGTAAGTTAACCCGAGAAAAGTGA